The Cellulophaga sp. L1A9 genome window below encodes:
- a CDS encoding zinc ribbon domain-containing protein, giving the protein MATKTETTVEQKLRALYDLQLIDSRVDEIRNVRGELPLEVEDLEDEVLGLKTRMEKLKTDVETINYEITAKKNMIDDAKTLMKKYTEQQKNVRNSREFNSISKEIEFQELEIQLAEKNIKEFKAQIDQKKTVVSSTKERYSERETHLKHKKSELNAILAETEKEEKALLAKSEDYQNDIEDRLVIAYKRIRANVKNGLAVVPIERGASGGSFFTIPPQVQVEIASRKKIITDEHSGRILVDPVLAEEEQEKMQTLFSKL; this is encoded by the coding sequence ATGGCAACAAAAACAGAAACAACAGTAGAGCAAAAATTAAGAGCGTTGTATGATTTGCAATTAATTGATTCTAGAGTTGACGAAATACGCAATGTAAGAGGTGAATTACCTTTAGAAGTTGAAGATTTAGAAGATGAAGTATTAGGTCTTAAAACTAGAATGGAAAAGCTTAAGACTGATGTTGAGACTATCAATTATGAGATCACTGCAAAGAAGAACATGATTGATGATGCTAAAACATTGATGAAAAAATATACTGAGCAACAAAAAAATGTTCGTAACAGTAGAGAGTTTAACTCTATCTCTAAAGAAATTGAATTTCAAGAATTAGAAATTCAATTAGCTGAGAAAAACATCAAAGAATTTAAAGCTCAAATTGATCAGAAAAAAACCGTAGTTTCAAGTACTAAAGAACGTTACTCTGAAAGAGAAACACACTTGAAGCATAAAAAAAGCGAATTGAATGCTATTTTAGCGGAAACTGAAAAAGAAGAAAAAGCACTTTTAGCGAAATCTGAAGATTATCAAAATGATATTGAAGATCGTTTAGTTATTGCTTACAAACGTATTCGTGCTAATGTAAAAAATGGTTTAGCCGTTGTGCCTATCGAAAGAGGTGCTTCTGGAGGTTCATTCTTTACTATTCCACCACAAGTACAAGTAGAAATTGCTTCTCGTAAAAAAATTATTACAGATGAACATAGTGGTCGTATTTTGGTTGATCCTGTTTTAGCTGAAGAAGAGCAAGAAAAAATGCAAACACTATTTTCTAAACTATAA
- a CDS encoding Nif3-like dinuclear metal center hexameric protein, protein MIVKQVIEILEELAPLTYAEDFDNVGLLVGDHQNEVSGILVTLDTLENVVDEAIATNCNLIVSFHPIIFSGLKKLTGDNYVQRVVIKAIQNNISIYSMHTALDNSNQGVNAKICEILGLENTKILIPQKGTIKKLSTYVPKNDAAQLKEILYQAGAGNIGNYSNCSFTVEGTGSYKANEKATPVKGEIGKTHFEEETKISITFEKAVEKHVIKALLAHHPYEEVAYELITLENTNQNIGIGMHGSLAKAMPESQFMDFLKEKMDVKCIRHSNFLGKPIKTIAVLGGSGSFAISTAKAVNADVFITADLKYHQFYEAEGKILLADIGHYETEQFTKNLLVDYLTKKIPNFAVRLSESKTNPIKYF, encoded by the coding sequence ATGATTGTAAAACAAGTAATCGAAATTTTAGAAGAATTAGCACCATTAACCTATGCCGAAGATTTTGATAATGTTGGACTTTTAGTTGGAGACCATCAAAATGAAGTTTCGGGTATTCTTGTTACCCTAGATACGTTAGAAAATGTGGTCGATGAAGCTATTGCCACCAATTGCAACTTAATCGTTAGCTTTCACCCTATCATTTTTAGTGGATTAAAGAAACTTACCGGTGATAATTATGTGCAACGTGTCGTTATTAAAGCCATCCAAAATAATATCTCTATTTACAGTATGCATACTGCCTTGGACAATTCTAATCAAGGTGTTAATGCAAAAATTTGCGAAATTTTAGGCTTAGAAAATACCAAAATATTAATCCCTCAAAAAGGGACAATAAAAAAATTAAGTACGTATGTTCCAAAAAATGATGCGGCACAACTAAAAGAAATCTTGTACCAAGCAGGTGCAGGAAATATTGGCAATTATAGCAATTGTAGTTTTACCGTTGAAGGTACTGGAAGCTATAAGGCGAATGAAAAAGCTACTCCTGTAAAGGGCGAAATTGGCAAAACTCATTTTGAAGAAGAAACCAAAATTTCCATCACCTTTGAAAAAGCTGTAGAGAAGCATGTCATAAAGGCGCTTTTAGCACATCATCCCTATGAAGAAGTTGCTTACGAATTAATTACGCTTGAGAATACAAATCAAAATATAGGCATAGGAATGCACGGATCGCTGGCAAAAGCAATGCCTGAAAGTCAATTTATGGACTTCTTAAAAGAAAAAATGGATGTAAAATGTATTCGTCATTCTAATTTCTTAGGCAAACCAATAAAAACAATTGCCGTTCTTGGTGGTAGTGGCTCTTTTGCAATAAGTACCGCAAAGGCTGTAAACGCTGATGTTTTCATCACAGCAGACTTAAAATACCATCAATTTTATGAAGCTGAAGGCAAAATACTCTTGGCTGATATCGGACACTATGAAACTGAGCAGTTTACAAAAAATTTATTAGTTGACTATCTTACGAAAAAAATTCCTAATTTTGCAGTCCGTTTATCGGAAAGCAAAACAAATCCCATCAAGTATTTTTAA
- the lpxK gene encoding tetraacyldisaccharide 4'-kinase yields MRVIRILAFPISLIYAFVIYLRNFLFDTGFFKSKEYNTPTICVGNLSVGGTGKTPMIEFLLHMFKAEYNVAVLSRGYGRKSKGYQIATTTTTVEVLGDEPFQIAQKFPEVTVVVDADRQNGIATLEKSTGPDLILLDDAFQHRKVKPTFSLLLTAYDNRYTNDWYLPTGNLRDSKKEAKRAGLIIVTKCPKELGAEQQQKIISEIKPTNNQQVLFSYLHYKDALSGLDESLSVADLKDKNVTLVTGIANPKPLVLFLKEKGIVVEHLNFRDHHFFSDAEIASFNKKEFILTTEKDYVRLNGKLNNLYYISIEHQFLNNGAATLKEAITAIVRQGV; encoded by the coding sequence ATGCGCGTAATAAGAATATTAGCTTTTCCAATTTCATTGATATATGCTTTCGTAATATATCTTCGGAATTTTTTATTTGATACAGGGTTTTTTAAATCCAAAGAATACAATACGCCGACGATTTGTGTGGGAAACCTAAGTGTTGGTGGGACTGGAAAAACGCCTATGATAGAGTTTTTGTTGCATATGTTTAAGGCGGAATATAATGTAGCTGTATTGAGTAGGGGATATGGAAGAAAATCTAAAGGGTATCAAATAGCAACCACCACTACCACTGTAGAGGTTTTAGGAGATGAGCCTTTTCAAATTGCACAAAAATTTCCTGAAGTAACTGTTGTGGTAGATGCTGATCGTCAAAACGGGATTGCAACACTTGAAAAAAGTACTGGTCCAGATTTAATTTTATTAGATGATGCCTTTCAACATAGAAAAGTGAAACCAACCTTTTCGTTGTTGCTAACGGCTTATGATAATCGCTATACTAACGATTGGTATTTGCCAACGGGTAATCTTCGCGATAGTAAAAAGGAAGCGAAAAGAGCTGGTTTAATTATCGTAACGAAATGTCCTAAAGAGCTAGGGGCAGAACAACAGCAAAAAATCATTAGTGAGATAAAACCAACGAACAATCAGCAAGTATTGTTTAGCTATTTGCATTATAAAGATGCGCTGAGTGGTTTAGATGAAAGTTTGAGTGTTGCAGACCTAAAAGATAAGAACGTAACGCTCGTTACGGGTATAGCTAATCCTAAGCCTTTGGTGTTGTTTTTAAAGGAGAAGGGAATCGTCGTTGAGCATTTGAATTTTCGTGATCACCATTTTTTCTCGGATGCTGAAATAGCGAGTTTTAATAAGAAAGAGTTTATACTAACTACAGAGAAAGATTATGTGAGGCTCAACGGTAAGCTTAACAATTTATATTATATTTCTATTGAGCATCAGTTTTTAAATAATGGTGCAGCTACATTAAAAGAAGCCATTACGGCTATAGTTAGGCAAGGGGTTTAG
- a CDS encoding ATP-binding protein, which produces MLFVFALLFWQTTFSQDSTATYKQVEDYFTLARTYKNQDKLDLSLESIYKALKKAEKLEDLKTIIDCYHELSLLYLKLDKTDQSIQLWQRADVLLKDSEYPYGSATHRYIDALHLMKEQKYYLANHELDKADKMTNVRNLTLHILLAKGFIYLELPKYSEAEKNFNSLIVNNDTNEKDYIASRAFLGLALLKSKNNEPEKGLQYALQGLAIAEKNNFFNEILEFNRYLALTNENLGQYEKALVFSKSLVQIKDSIYNETKIKTEAKKADNIYFETQKNTIANLTKENEQLKASSSRTEITAILTSAFLTIISLLAVSLYRNNQIKVKTNDLLQTKNNELEASRDAAVKAMEAKTNFLSTVSHELRTPLYAVTGLTHLLLEENPSESQKEHLKALKFSGDYLLSFINDILQLNKIDADKLEPVNTEFSLKKVLSEVISSLQQSAKENETKISLEYDESIPKILLSDSMKLSQILINLVGNGLKFTKKGTVTVITKLVQKVDDDVTIYFEVKDNGIGISEDQITNIFESFEQGSIQINREYGGTGLGLTIVKSLLGLFNSKIDLKSELGKGSSFFFELEMKSKISTSEDMPQEVAPQDYNFEGLHLLIVEDNKINQVITKKMLIKKGMTCDIASNGTDAVEMVSQTKYDAILMDIHMPGISGEEATILIRKFNRHTPIIALTAISLDDSLESFFAAGCNEVVTKPFKPEVFYQKIGENIFNPKPLA; this is translated from the coding sequence ATGTTGTTCGTGTTTGCGCTATTATTCTGGCAGACCACATTTTCTCAAGATTCTACTGCTACTTACAAACAAGTAGAGGATTATTTTACATTAGCTAGAACCTATAAAAATCAGGACAAACTAGACTTATCCCTAGAATCAATCTACAAAGCCTTAAAAAAAGCCGAAAAATTAGAAGACTTAAAAACAATCATTGATTGTTATCATGAATTGTCTTTGCTTTATTTAAAATTAGATAAAACCGATCAATCCATTCAGCTTTGGCAAAGGGCTGATGTGTTATTGAAAGATTCCGAATACCCTTACGGTAGTGCTACTCACAGATATATAGATGCTCTACATTTAATGAAAGAGCAGAAATATTATCTTGCAAACCATGAATTAGACAAAGCCGATAAAATGACGAATGTTAGAAATTTAACATTACACATTTTATTAGCAAAAGGGTTTATCTATTTAGAATTACCAAAATATAGCGAAGCTGAAAAAAACTTCAACTCCCTGATCGTAAATAATGATACCAACGAGAAGGATTATATTGCTTCCCGCGCATTTTTAGGACTCGCTTTATTAAAGTCAAAAAATAACGAACCTGAAAAAGGCCTTCAATATGCTCTTCAAGGATTAGCTATTGCAGAGAAGAATAATTTTTTTAATGAAATCTTAGAGTTCAATCGCTATCTGGCACTCACCAATGAAAATTTAGGACAATACGAAAAAGCTTTGGTTTTCAGCAAAAGTCTTGTACAGATAAAGGATTCTATTTACAACGAAACCAAAATAAAAACTGAAGCCAAAAAGGCAGATAATATTTATTTTGAAACGCAAAAAAATACCATTGCTAATCTTACCAAAGAAAACGAGCAGTTAAAGGCCTCCAGTAGTAGAACAGAAATAACAGCTATTTTAACTTCAGCGTTTTTAACTATAATTTCGCTATTGGCGGTTTCATTATATAGAAACAATCAAATTAAAGTAAAAACAAACGACTTATTACAAACCAAGAATAATGAATTGGAAGCTTCCCGCGATGCGGCTGTTAAAGCCATGGAAGCTAAAACTAATTTCTTATCTACGGTAAGTCACGAACTTAGAACACCACTTTACGCCGTAACAGGCCTTACCCACTTACTTCTTGAAGAGAATCCTAGCGAAAGTCAGAAAGAACACTTAAAAGCTCTTAAATTCTCAGGAGACTATTTACTTAGTTTTATCAATGACATCTTACAATTAAATAAGATAGATGCCGATAAATTGGAACCTGTAAATACAGAATTCAGTCTTAAGAAAGTGCTTTCAGAAGTTATTAGCTCTCTACAACAGAGTGCAAAAGAAAATGAAACTAAAATTTCACTTGAATACGATGAAAGTATTCCAAAAATACTTTTGAGTGATTCTATGAAACTTTCTCAAATTTTAATTAATCTTGTTGGAAACGGATTAAAATTTACAAAGAAAGGAACCGTAACCGTTATTACTAAACTAGTGCAAAAAGTAGATGATGATGTTACCATTTATTTTGAAGTGAAAGATAACGGAATAGGCATCTCTGAAGATCAAATTACAAATATTTTTGAAAGCTTTGAACAAGGGTCTATACAAATAAACAGAGAGTATGGAGGTACTGGTCTTGGCTTAACAATTGTAAAAAGTTTACTTGGCTTATTCAATAGTAAAATTGATTTAAAGAGTGAATTAGGAAAAGGAAGTTCATTTTTCTTTGAATTAGAAATGAAAAGCAAAATTAGCACGAGTGAAGACATGCCACAAGAAGTAGCTCCTCAAGACTATAACTTTGAAGGTTTACATTTACTAATCGTGGAAGACAACAAAATAAACCAAGTCATTACCAAGAAAATGTTGATCAAAAAAGGAATGACTTGCGATATTGCGAGCAACGGTACAGACGCCGTAGAAATGGTATCACAGACAAAATATGATGCTATATTAATGGATATTCATATGCCCGGAATAAGCGGAGAAGAGGCTACCATCCTGATTCGCAAGTTTAACAGGCACACGCCAATAATAGCATTAACCGCTATTTCACTGGACGATAGTTTAGAAAGTTTTTTTGCTGCGGGTTGTAATGAAGTGGTCACAAAACCATTTAAACCAGAAGTATTTTATCAAAAAATTGGTGAGAATATCTTTAATCCTAAACCCCTTGCCTAA
- the gap gene encoding type I glyceraldehyde-3-phosphate dehydrogenase: MKQINIGINGFGRIGRTFFRLLQAHPNLNVVAINDLANTETLAHLLKYDSIHGVFPYKLSHTENTITVANGNTIQILNHALPEHIDWSKHQVDIVVEATGKFKSKEQLKMHLKNGAKKVILSVPPDDDSIKMIVLGVNDHLLTAEDQIISNASCTTNNAAPMIKVINDLCGVEQAYITTIHSYTTDQSLHDQPHRDLRRARAAGQSIVPTTTGAAKALTKIFPELDGLIGGCGIRVPVANGSLTDITFNVKKETSIEEINNTFREVSENSLKNILYYTEDPIVSIDVNNSCYSCTFDSLMTSVLGKMVKIIGWYDNETGYSSRLIDLIKLMQDKSYI, encoded by the coding sequence ATGAAACAAATTAACATAGGCATCAATGGTTTTGGTAGAATTGGCAGAACATTCTTTAGATTGCTTCAAGCGCATCCTAATTTAAATGTTGTAGCCATAAATGACTTAGCAAATACAGAAACTTTAGCACATCTATTAAAATACGATAGTATTCATGGTGTGTTTCCTTATAAATTAAGTCATACTGAAAATACCATTACTGTAGCTAATGGCAATACCATACAGATCCTAAACCACGCTTTACCCGAACATATAGATTGGAGCAAGCATCAAGTAGATATTGTTGTAGAGGCTACAGGAAAATTTAAATCAAAGGAACAGCTCAAGATGCACCTAAAAAACGGAGCAAAAAAGGTTATCCTATCGGTGCCACCAGACGATGATAGCATTAAAATGATTGTTTTAGGAGTTAATGATCATTTACTGACCGCTGAGGATCAAATTATTTCTAATGCATCCTGTACAACAAATAACGCGGCTCCGATGATAAAAGTAATTAATGACTTGTGTGGTGTAGAACAAGCTTATATTACAACTATTCATTCCTACACGACAGATCAAAGTTTACACGATCAACCGCATAGGGATTTAAGGAGGGCTCGTGCTGCAGGACAGTCTATTGTTCCCACCACAACAGGAGCCGCAAAGGCACTGACTAAGATATTTCCGGAGCTAGACGGACTTATAGGAGGTTGTGGTATCCGTGTTCCCGTTGCTAATGGATCACTGACAGATATAACATTTAATGTAAAAAAAGAAACGAGTATCGAAGAAATAAATAATACATTTAGGGAAGTTTCTGAAAATTCCTTAAAAAATATATTGTATTATACCGAAGATCCAATAGTTTCTATTGACGTAAACAATAGTTGTTATTCCTGTACGTTTGATTCACTAATGACATCAGTGCTTGGTAAAATGGTGAAAATTATCGGCTGGTATGATAATGAAACAGGATATAGCAGCAGGTTAATAGATTTAATTAAATTGATGCAAGACAAATCATACATTTGA
- the lipA gene encoding lipoyl synthase, with the protein MSDSAVKSVLPPQGKPKWLRVKLPTGKKYTQLRGLVDKYNLHTICTSGSCPNMGECWGEGTATFMILGNVCTRSCGFCGVKTGRPEDVDWEEPEKVARSIKIMEIKHAVITSVDRDDIKDMGSIIWAETVKAIRRMNPKTTLETLIPDFQGIETHLDRIIAVQPEVVSHNMETVKRLTREVRIQAKYERSLEVLRYLRANGINRTKSGIMLGLGELEEEVIQTMQDLRDVNVDVITIGQYLQPSKKHLPVKEFITPDQFKKYEEIGLKMGFRHVESGALVRSSYKAHKHIH; encoded by the coding sequence ATGAGCGATAGCGCAGTAAAAAGTGTTTTACCACCACAAGGAAAACCTAAATGGTTACGCGTAAAACTACCTACAGGAAAAAAATACACACAACTTCGAGGATTAGTAGACAAGTACAACTTACACACTATTTGCACATCCGGTAGTTGCCCAAATATGGGGGAATGCTGGGGAGAAGGGACTGCTACTTTCATGATTTTAGGTAATGTTTGTACTCGCTCATGCGGCTTTTGTGGCGTAAAAACAGGAAGACCTGAAGATGTAGATTGGGAAGAACCCGAAAAAGTGGCACGTTCTATTAAGATAATGGAAATCAAACATGCTGTTATCACCTCTGTAGATCGCGATGATATTAAAGATATGGGATCAATTATCTGGGCAGAAACAGTGAAAGCTATTCGCAGAATGAATCCTAAAACTACACTTGAAACCCTAATACCGGATTTTCAAGGCATAGAAACACATTTAGACCGTATTATTGCTGTTCAACCAGAAGTGGTTTCACACAATATGGAAACGGTAAAAAGGTTAACTAGAGAGGTTAGAATACAAGCTAAATACGAACGTAGTCTTGAAGTACTTCGTTACTTACGTGCAAATGGCATTAACAGAACAAAATCTGGTATCATGCTTGGGTTAGGAGAACTTGAAGAAGAGGTAATACAGACCATGCAAGATTTAAGAGACGTAAATGTAGATGTCATCACTATTGGACAATATTTACAGCCTAGCAAAAAACATTTACCCGTGAAAGAATTTATCACTCCAGATCAATTCAAAAAATACGAAGAAATAGGATTAAAAATGGGCTTTAGACATGTAGAAAGTGGTGCTCTAGTTAGATCTTCATATAAAGCGCATAAGCATATCCACTAA
- a CDS encoding RNA polymerase sigma factor — protein sequence MDKTKDTLQESIAKAKAGNQIAFSLLLDSFWNDVYSFQLQRTKNENDAEDITIQTFSKAFDKINTYDESYQFKTWLIAISKNIHVDLIRKSKRNILEKTDSSADAIKKVLDDSPSAEDQLINQQNLATLLEHIKSLKPHYQKVINLRYFNELSYADIAILLNEPINNVKVKLLRAKKLLATAIKGAKS from the coding sequence TTGGACAAAACCAAAGACACGTTACAAGAATCCATAGCAAAGGCTAAAGCAGGAAATCAGATCGCTTTTAGTTTATTGTTAGATTCCTTTTGGAATGATGTCTATAGCTTTCAACTACAACGTACTAAAAACGAAAATGATGCTGAAGACATTACCATTCAGACATTTTCTAAAGCATTTGATAAAATAAACACCTACGACGAAAGCTATCAATTTAAAACTTGGTTGATCGCTATTTCAAAAAATATTCACGTAGACCTTATCAGAAAAAGTAAGCGTAATATTTTAGAAAAAACAGATAGTAGTGCCGATGCTATTAAAAAAGTATTGGACGATAGTCCGTCTGCTGAAGATCAGTTAATTAATCAGCAAAATTTAGCAACTCTTTTAGAGCATATTAAAAGTTTGAAACCTCATTACCAGAAGGTAATAAACTTGAGGTATTTTAATGAGCTTAGTTACGCAGATATTGCTATTTTACTCAACGAGCCTATCAACAATGTAAAAGTTAAACTTCTAAGAGCAAAAAAACTTTTAGCAACTGCAATTAAAGGAGCTAAATCTTAA
- a CDS encoding membrane or secreted protein, whose product MKLVLLTIGLLALAFAGIAIKIWSKKDGEFAGTCASQSPFLNKEGEACGFCGKLPNEQDCKKDTSSELK is encoded by the coding sequence ATGAAGTTAGTTTTATTAACCATAGGATTGTTAGCACTTGCATTTGCAGGTATTGCCATTAAAATATGGTCAAAAAAAGATGGAGAATTTGCTGGAACCTGTGCTAGTCAGAGTCCATTTTTAAACAAAGAAGGAGAAGCTTGTGGTTTCTGTGGCAAACTGCCTAATGAACAAGATTGTAAAAAAGATACTTCTTCAGAACTTAAGTAA
- a CDS encoding anti-sigma factor domain-containing protein — translation MKEKIKLFLDTDLLEKYLLGTTTDLEKLQVERYIAMYPEVRKTYNELQDNLEEFAKSYAVKTPEGLKEQILSRIKAQNSTKRKFMSYAVAASVVALLFAAASYFFYNQNLNLQEENSMVTNQIKLLEADMKERLEDVRNQFIVLNNPDTKQYKLKGNKKAKDLKAVAYVNPVKKLSYINVQNLPHLEPGQCLQMWAEVNGKMLNLGVIREAGAKDNLLAIPYSEDAVGYITIEQEGGNETPTVDNIVANIAF, via the coding sequence ATGAAAGAAAAAATTAAACTATTTTTAGATACTGATCTTCTTGAGAAGTATTTATTGGGGACTACAACAGATTTAGAAAAGCTTCAAGTGGAGCGCTATATTGCCATGTATCCTGAGGTTAGAAAAACGTATAACGAATTACAAGACAATTTAGAAGAATTTGCTAAGTCCTATGCGGTAAAAACACCTGAAGGATTAAAAGAGCAAATTTTAAGCAGAATTAAAGCACAAAACTCCACAAAACGCAAGTTTATGAGTTATGCCGTTGCGGCAAGTGTTGTTGCTTTATTATTTGCTGCTGCTTCTTATTTCTTTTACAACCAGAATTTAAACTTACAGGAAGAAAATTCAATGGTTACGAATCAGATTAAGCTTTTAGAGGCTGATATGAAAGAACGATTAGAAGATGTAAGAAATCAATTCATTGTACTTAACAATCCAGATACAAAACAATACAAACTTAAAGGGAACAAGAAAGCAAAAGATTTAAAAGCTGTTGCCTATGTAAATCCTGTGAAAAAATTATCTTATATCAATGTACAAAACCTTCCTCATTTAGAGCCTGGTCAATGTTTACAGATGTGGGCTGAAGTTAATGGGAAAATGTTAAATCTAGGTGTTATTAGAGAAGCTGGAGCTAAAGATAATTTATTAGCCATCCCATATTCAGAGGATGCAGTAGGATACATCACTATAGAACAAGAAGGCGGAAACGAGACACCAACAGTGGATAATATCGTAGCCAATATTGCCTTTTAA
- a CDS encoding RNA polymerase sigma factor, which translates to MSALLENHIVELLHERNEKAISLLYENYSDTLYGVAYKVVKDEMLAQDVLQESFVKIWKKADSYDPTKAKLFTWLFRITRNTAIDKLRSSKTKTDKEIQLDVSDVYKVGIEGINPDFIDMRENLLKIDSKYKIVLEALFFEGMTQQEASDELEIPLGTIKSRLKIGLRELRKIYIEPAMLLFLLTLIA; encoded by the coding sequence ATGAGCGCACTACTCGAAAACCATATTGTTGAATTACTGCATGAACGCAATGAAAAAGCCATTTCTCTACTTTATGAGAATTATAGCGATACTTTGTATGGCGTAGCTTATAAGGTTGTAAAAGATGAAATGCTTGCACAAGATGTTTTACAGGAAAGTTTTGTTAAGATCTGGAAGAAAGCAGATAGCTATGATCCTACAAAAGCAAAACTTTTCACCTGGTTATTTAGAATTACAAGAAATACCGCTATAGATAAATTAAGAAGTAGTAAAACTAAAACGGACAAAGAAATCCAATTAGATGTTTCTGACGTATATAAGGTAGGTATTGAAGGTATAAATCCCGATTTCATAGACATGCGAGAGAATCTTTTAAAAATAGATTCTAAATATAAAATTGTTCTTGAAGCTTTGTTTTTTGAAGGAATGACACAACAAGAAGCTAGTGATGAATTGGAAATTCCGCTTGGAACTATTAAATCTCGATTAAAAATTGGACTTCGCGAGTTGCGAAAAATTTATATTGAGCCAGCAATGCTGCTATTTTTATTAACCTTAATAGCATAA
- the murB gene encoding UDP-N-acetylmuramate dehydrogenase: MKIKKNISLLPYNTFGIDVTARFFCEINSIEELESVLKLKDYPEKFVISGGSNMLLTKDVDALVLHLNLKGIQIISESETEVIINVMAGENWHQLVLWTLDHNFGGLENMSLIPGNTGTSPIQNIGAYGIELKDTFESCEAMEITSQTLKSFSKEDCHFGYRESYFKNEGKGKFIITSVNLKLTKKNHTLHTAYGAIDQELIKIGITNPTIKDISNAVIAIRKSKLPDPAELGNSGSFFKNPIINKADFLRFSEKHPEAPFYKLSEENYKIPAGWLIEQSGFKGKRYGDAGVHKNQALVLVNYGAATGKEIVDLAHKIIDTVYAKFNIRILPEVNIV, from the coding sequence ATGAAAATTAAAAAAAATATATCTTTACTACCCTACAACACTTTTGGCATTGATGTCACGGCGCGTTTCTTTTGTGAAATCAACAGCATTGAAGAATTAGAGTCAGTATTAAAGCTTAAAGATTATCCAGAAAAATTTGTGATTAGCGGAGGCAGCAATATGTTGTTAACTAAGGATGTTGACGCGCTAGTATTGCATTTAAATCTAAAAGGTATTCAAATTATTTCAGAATCTGAAACAGAAGTAATTATTAATGTGATGGCAGGTGAAAACTGGCATCAATTAGTGCTTTGGACCTTAGATCACAATTTTGGGGGCCTAGAGAATATGTCTTTGATTCCAGGGAATACAGGAACATCTCCTATCCAGAATATTGGGGCCTATGGGATTGAATTAAAAGATACGTTTGAATCTTGTGAAGCCATGGAGATAACTTCTCAAACACTCAAAAGCTTTAGCAAAGAAGACTGTCATTTTGGGTATAGAGAATCGTACTTTAAGAATGAGGGTAAAGGAAAGTTTATAATCACCTCCGTAAATTTAAAATTAACAAAAAAAAATCACACGCTTCATACCGCGTACGGCGCTATAGATCAAGAATTAATTAAAATAGGAATCACAAACCCTACGATAAAAGACATATCAAATGCCGTTATTGCAATCAGAAAAAGTAAACTACCAGATCCAGCAGAATTAGGAAATAGCGGAAGTTTTTTTAAAAACCCAATTATAAATAAAGCTGATTTTCTTCGTTTTTCTGAGAAGCACCCGGAAGCCCCATTCTACAAGCTGTCAGAAGAAAACTACAAAATACCCGCAGGATGGCTTATAGAGCAAAGTGGATTTAAAGGAAAAAGATACGGTGATGCTGGTGTTCACAAAAATCAAGCTTTAGTTTTAGTTAATTACGGTGCAGCAACTGGAAAAGAAATAGTAGATTTGGCGCACAAAATTATAGATACGGTTTATGCAAAATTCAATATTCGTATCTTGCCAGAAGTTAATATTGTTTAA